CCAGGGAAGTAAATAGATGCAATTGCccagtatgtatatatatatccaatTGACTAATTTTTATCTATATCTAGCATCTCTTCTCTTAGCATCTACCTGTCTCATATTAAAAAGTACATTAGGCTTTAAACCCATGTGACCTCTTTTTTCGGGTATCTCAAACTATCAATTGTGATCATTAGAAAGGCTATCTATATTTCCTATTACTCCTCAGAAggttaataattattttatatgttatgaTTAATAGCTCAAAATATATACTGGGATAggagagattatttttattctgtatcattttaaaattaaaggaatTGAAGTCTTATAGTCCAATATGGCACTTCTAGAATTATAGGAGTGAATTCAGTTATAAGGAAACATCATTTTCTCTCATAAAAAGGTAAGTTTACAATTAATAATTTCAATTAGTGATTTATACTACTTACTATGCTTTTTGCAAATTTATTGGCATACCgctaacatttaaaattttgaacattatattttaacttaaatgTTCATTATGAAATGACTCAACAATGAAGCTAATACAAATATGCTTCCCCTGTTTATAAGATGCTTCTTAGGTATTCTGGGTGCACATATTCAGTGAGAGGATATATGAAGATATGTTCTGTTAGTTAATCCCAAGTATATATAATATCACATGTTTATCATAGTCAACATGTGAACATCAGAACccaattttgtttcattattgaaaattttaaacttgATTTTGCATCAACTGATTCCCTTCCTGACACCAACAACCAATAGTCTACTGTTTGCTTATGAGAATGTAACTGATTAAGACTGCAATTCAGAATATAAGATGAGGTGTTTCCCTGTCAGTGACTTGCCTTTATTTAATCTGCATAATAGTTCCACACTGTTGGAATATATGTTGCTTCAGGATGCAtggttttctttgcattttttgcAGCCCCAGAATTCAGTGACTTGACTGGAAGCATCTTAAAGGTGAGCAGAAAACATTCAGATGCTGAACAGAGTGATGATGGCAGGGGTTTCAGCAGTAATTTTCAACTCCATGGGCATTTCTCACAGTACTCCTCATTTATGAGTTTCTTTGTGTCAGACAGTACCTTAACCTTTTAGCTTCCAAATCTACTGAGTCCAATCTGGTACCTCACCATCAGGTTCCTATAATTTATAGAAGTgccagggaaaaagaaaagtcctAAAGACATGGTATCTGGGTGTTGTATGAACTTTTCCAAGGGATATTTGAACAAATGATTACTTATTTTAGATAGAGTAAGAAAACTGGACCAAAGTAATGATTTTAACAATGcctatttgaagaaataatgagTTTATTGAACTTACTGCAGCATAGATTAGGTGTGACTATCAGGGGTATGGATGACCCCAACACATCTACATCAGAGAAAAGTCTTATCCCAGGATGTATGGTAATTTCCACATAGCTGCACAGATGGAGTGCCCCTTTCACTAACCTTCCACATTCTACATAGCCAGTACCCTAAAACACCATGTAAATCTGAGGAAAATTACATACAGCTGAGAATTTAGCACTGAGTGAATAGTGGGAATTTCATGTGACCTCTGATCCTCTCTACCCTCTTCTGTTAGGGAACATCCAGGCAGAAACTTGAGGATCTTTGGCAGGTAATCATAACTTCTCTTAATAAGTCAGTAATTTATATTGTACTTTCAAGCCAGAACCCTACACTAAATAGATTAGGGCAACCCTATCTTGTCCAATTCCACTTCATCCTTCTCCCCTGAATTTAATAACAGTTAATTTGGAATCTGGCAAATGGCAACAGTGGGATCATCTTTGATGGTGAAACTAGTGATAATctgttgatttttaattttaagactaTAATATGGTGTTTAAGTCATTATATATTAAAGTATCATATGAAAAATTTCAATTGATTATTTTTTGGCACAGGGAATCTTGTAGCCTATGCTGGATTTGAACTTACTTAAAGCCTAGGATAACTTTGaaggcctcagtttcttctgactccctctcaagtgctggaataacAGGCATGTAACACCATACTTGGCAAGTGATTCTTTAATTCTATTTTGAGCACTTTCAGACATTGTCATCTTATACCGCATATTTTTGGGAGAAGCTATTGCTGGAAGATCTAAGTTGTACTCCagtttttctatattattttctgCCCACAAATTCTCTTAGAGAAGAATGGTTCTAGCAAATGGCTCTATCGTGACTGAATTTATTCTCTTGGGATTAACAGACCAGCCAAGTCTCCAAATGCctcttttcttactctttctATTAATGTATATGATCACAGTATTAGGAAATTTGACGTTGCTAATTTTAATTGTGTTAAATGCTCATCTACACACCCCcatgtattttttcctctttaatttgtCCTTTGTAGATCTCTGTTATTCTTCGGTGATTACACCCAAAATGATGATGAATTTCATACTAGAGAAAAACCTTATCTCCTATATGGGCTGTATGTCACAActctactttttttgtttttttataatttctGAATGTTATGTACTAATGTCAATGGCCTATGATCGGTATGTAGCTATCTGCAATCCACTCTTGTATAATACTGCCATGTCCCCAAGGGTGTGTTCTTATCTTATGTTTGGTTCATATTTGATGGGATTTTCTGATGCTATGATCCACACTGGTTGTATGCTTAGACTAACCTTCTGTGATGGGAACACCATCAACCACTATTTCTGTGATGTCCTTCCTTTGTTGCAGCTTTCCTGTACCAGCACCTAtgtaaatgaaacagaaattttcATTGTTGGGGGAAAAGACATAATTTTGCCCAGTGTCATCATTTTTGTCTCTTACGGCTTTATCCTTTCCAGCATCCTCCAAATAAAGTCCACTGTGGGTAGATCCAAGGCCTTTAGCACCTGCAGTTCCCACATAATTGCTGTGTCTCTGTTCTTTGGATCATGTGGGTTTATGTACCTGAAACCTTCTTCTGCCGTATCAATTGATCATGGAAAAATCTCTTCCATTTTTTATACCATTGTGGTTCCAATGTTGAACCCATTAATATATAGTTTGAGAAACAAAGATGTTAAAAT
This genomic stretch from Cricetulus griseus strain 17A/GY chromosome 4, alternate assembly CriGri-PICRH-1.0, whole genome shotgun sequence harbors:
- the LOC100750516 gene encoding olfactory receptor 8B3-like isoform X2, with the translated sequence MKIWRRMVLANGSIVTEFILLGLTDQPSLQMPLFLLFLLMYMITVLGNLTLLILIVLNAHLHTPMYFFLFNLSFVDLCYSSVITPKMMMNFILEKNLISYMGCMSQLYFFCFFIISECYVLMSMAYDRYVAICNPLLYNTAMSPRVCSYLMFGSYLMGFSDAMIHTGCMLRLTFCDGNTINHYFCDVLPLLQLSCTSTYVNETEIFIVGGKDIILPSVIIFVSYGFILSSILQIKSTVGRSKAFSTCSSHIIAVSLFFGSCGFMYLKPSSAVSIDHGKISSIFYTIVVPMLNPLIYSLRNKDVKIALRKILNRKKIFI